Proteins co-encoded in one Neodiprion lecontei isolate iyNeoLeco1 chromosome 3, iyNeoLeco1.1, whole genome shotgun sequence genomic window:
- the LOC107223721 gene encoding cilia- and flagella-associated protein 206-like, which yields MSLTANMYPEMENRVKAYLMETIVKDCKVKECDVSSDFIDFLLDLVLLNPEYDFVREDTCQTDLSSIVSAVTTKLTDQTRPSLVVLKLQLYFKKHYVSRDEAILKHRKCLYTKTAPLLREICNATLQKSTEQDAEKLYQKMVIFIVLLSGLGNPSVPGVLREASAALHSVYRISEVNHFVTLPLERKEGQLTELMLIVAGIRLFNRDLQRGGEGIDDLPSVLQEAIAKTQSSTMHVLEKIMNKVYNFTAAIDRTICASLEREDVCSNDPNPPHWPPEITSDHVEWAVQMLAAGRQQEVYIRKLLDDIERCDCNVKGLMEKLQARLLQLHGAIHCRTAIPTVEIYPQFIDLANTWMQLQDEVVVLSSINTFLWELQSMTINVMATFQDSFSTTNEYNVNSEFYSTSIPSTMRCSELVACRIHRNQVQIILPDETGECQVFYPNITKDFDQIHVEYLGFCAWSLAEGMGALIPGNPNIGVLKWNGKYFAFSSREAASKFGVDPERFVNGTVEFVYNHPEYVNLLQMHDEIKPAKVQTMSETNSDPKVLHDQEVQTVLHPLESNIVKDYTFSTWEYRRRALQLASICQRATHSTQTYKSHFRSSVYTHAAPPRDREVQTMRDNYANTTRLKNFIYGLRGKRGDQQHVVQFEDA from the exons ATGTCTCTTACTGCGAATATGTATCCAGAAATGGAGAACAGAGTCAAGGCATACTTGATGGAAACGATTGTCAAGGATTGCAAGGTCAAGGAATGCGACGTGTCGAGTGATTTCATTGACTTTTTG TTGGACCTAGTGCTCTTGAATCCCGAGTATGACTTCGTCAGAGAAGATACGTGCCAAACAGATTTATCGAGCATCGTCTCCGCCGTCACAACCAAACTTACGGACCAAACAAGACCGAGCCTGGTCGTCCTGAAACTTCAGCTGTACTTCAAAAAACACTACGTATCCAGAG ACGAGGCGATCCTGAAACACAGAAAATGCCTTTACACAAAAACGGCGCCTCTTTTGCGGGAAATTTGCAACGCGACGTTGCAAAAAAGCACAGAACAGGATGCCGAGAAGTTGTACCAAAAAATGGTGATATTTATCGTTCTGCTAAGCGGTCTCGGAAATCCTTCGGTACCGGGAGTGTTGAG ggAGGCCAGCGCCGCGCTGCACAGCGTCTACCGCATTTCCGAGGTGAATCACTTCGTCACATTGCCCTTAGAACGGAAAGAAGGACAACTGACGGAGCTGATGTTGATAGTTGCTGGCATCCGGCTGTTCAACCGAGATTTGCAAAGAGGCGGAGAGGGGATTGACGATC TGCCGAGCGTTCTTCAGGAAGCAATTGCGAAGACTCAATCCTCGACGATGCACGTCCTGGAAAAGATAATGAACAAGGTGTATAATTTTACCGCAGCCATAGACCGGACCATATGCGCTTCTCTGGAGAGAGAAGACGTCTGTTCAAATGACCCGAACCCGCCGCATTGGCCACCCGAAATCACTTCTGATCACGTTGAATGGGCCGTTCAAATGCTGGCGGCGGGTCGTCAACAGGAAGTATATATTCG GAAATTACTGGACGACATCGAGCGCTGTGATTGCAACGTGAAAGGTCTCATGGAGAAACTGCAGGCTCGTTTACTCCAACTACACGGTGCTATTCACTGCAGGACTGCGATTCCCACTGTCGAGATATAC CCCCAGTTCATCGACCTTGCGAACACCTGGATGCAACTACAGGATGAGGTCGTGGTTTTGAGCAGCATCAATACGTTTCTCTGGGAGCTACAGTCGATGACGATAAACGTAATGGCAACGTTCCAAGATTCCTTCTCAACCACGAACGAATATAACGtaaattcggaattttacaGCACGTCGATACCTTCGACGATGCGTTGCTCAGAAT TAGTAGCATGTCGAATTCATCGAAATCAGGTGCAAATTATTCTTCCAGACGAAACGGGGGAGTGCCAAGTATTCTACCCCAACATCACCAAGGATTTCGATCAAATTCACGTGGAG TATCTCGGGTTCTGCGCGTGGAGCCTCGCCGAAGGAATGGGTGCCTTGATTCCGGGAAACCCGAACATCGGTGTGCTCAAGTGGAACGGAAAGTACTTCGCGTTCAGCTCCAGAGAAGCAGCTAGTAAGTTCGGAGTTGATCCGGAGAG ATTCGTCAACGGGACGGTAGAATTCGTGTACAATCATCCCGAGTACGTAAACCTGCTTCAAATGCACGACGAAATCAAGCCTGCGAAGGTTCAGACCAT GTCGGAGACAAACTCGGATCCCAAGGTGCTGCACGACCAGGAGGTGCAGACAGTTTTGCACCCGTTGGAGTCGAATATTGTCAAGGACTACACGTTCAGTACTTGGGAATATAGACGAAGGGCGCTGCAGCTG gcGAGTATTTGTCAACGAGCTACGCACAGTACGCAGACTTACAAATCACACTTCCGCAGTAGCGTTTACACGCATGCGGCCCCGCCAAGAGATCGGGAGGTCCAAACAATGCGCGATAATTACGCTAATACTActagattgaaaaattttatttacggaTTGCGCGGAAAACGTGGCGATCAGCAACATGTTGTCCAATTTGAGGACGCGTGA